One genomic window of Paraburkholderia phytofirmans PsJN includes the following:
- a CDS encoding Rossmann-fold NAD(P)-binding domain-containing protein: MPPNFYYDQEDFLRESSVGKSWSWTALRPEGVAGVAVGNPMNLLMVIAVYGTIAKALGVPMSFPGPRAAYDALYQITDTRILASAVDWAGETAACRGEIYNITNGDYFRWSRVWPRLAEFFDVPVGEPFPMLLQKMMADKAEWWNRLVEKHNLRDYPYEQIVSWKFGDMIFKTTFDNITSTIKARKHGFHDCIDSEEMYIEMLTELREQRYIP, encoded by the coding sequence ATGCCACCGAACTTCTATTACGACCAGGAGGATTTCCTTCGGGAAAGTTCAGTCGGCAAGTCATGGTCCTGGACTGCACTTCGTCCCGAGGGTGTTGCAGGGGTTGCCGTAGGCAATCCCATGAATCTGCTGATGGTGATTGCTGTCTATGGAACGATAGCGAAGGCCCTAGGCGTTCCCATGTCTTTTCCCGGCCCGCGCGCCGCTTACGACGCGCTCTACCAGATCACCGATACCCGAATTCTCGCGAGCGCCGTCGATTGGGCAGGCGAGACCGCCGCATGCCGAGGCGAGATCTACAACATTACGAATGGCGATTACTTCAGATGGTCCCGCGTCTGGCCGCGTCTGGCGGAGTTTTTCGATGTGCCGGTCGGCGAACCGTTCCCCATGTTGTTACAGAAGATGATGGCCGACAAGGCTGAATGGTGGAACAGGCTGGTCGAGAAGCACAACCTTCGAGACTACCCGTACGAGCAAATCGTGTCGTGGAAGTTTGGCGACATGATTTTCAAAACGACCTTCGACAACATCACCAGCACGATAAAGGCGCGCAAACATGGCTTCCATGATTGCATCGACTCAGAGGAAATGTATATCGAAATGCTGACCGAACTCAGGGAGCAACGTTACATTCCCTGA